One part of the Mangrovibacillus cuniculi genome encodes these proteins:
- a CDS encoding accessory Sec system S-layer assembly protein — MAFFTRKKKQAQDTTVEANELLSHEIDRSDSEDTVKPELSIHPEWKIPTEQMYVYRFLNNQCPPLKANQLSLSGIEWNWNERGQLVVTGFIRNTINKPIAFPNLVILLLSENDELLARQEFDMRPLGEVPAVSSRPWNFAFNRENVNTMELPKENWKLAFELKRKHQLELDESWEKALPEENLAQLRDAFEKMDPPKPGEINFMGLQAQFTQDEDLAISVLIRNGTQKNIKLEKLPLVVEDSAGDVVAEGGFKLENLEISANTSKPWTFVFPQAIIQKPDADLTRWKCYPKQAKESQD; from the coding sequence ATGGCTTTCTTTACTCGTAAGAAAAAACAAGCACAAGATACAACTGTAGAAGCAAACGAATTACTATCTCATGAAATTGATCGCTCAGATTCAGAAGATACGGTTAAACCGGAACTCTCCATTCACCCTGAGTGGAAAATTCCAACAGAGCAAATGTATGTTTATCGTTTTTTAAATAACCAGTGTCCTCCATTAAAAGCTAACCAACTTTCTTTATCAGGTATCGAATGGAATTGGAACGAACGTGGTCAATTAGTTGTCACAGGCTTTATTCGTAACACTATCAATAAACCTATTGCTTTTCCTAACCTAGTAATCTTGTTGCTATCAGAGAACGACGAGTTACTTGCACGCCAAGAATTCGATATGCGTCCACTTGGGGAAGTTCCTGCGGTTAGCAGTCGCCCTTGGAACTTTGCTTTTAATCGTGAGAATGTTAATACGATGGAGCTACCGAAAGAAAACTGGAAACTAGCATTCGAACTGAAGCGAAAACATCAGTTAGAACTAGATGAGTCTTGGGAGAAAGCTTTACCAGAAGAGAACTTAGCTCAACTTCGTGATGCTTTTGAGAAAATGGATCCGCCTAAGCCGGGTGAAATTAACTTCATGGGACTTCAGGCACAATTTACGCAAGATGAAGATTTAGCTATTTCTGTTTTAATCCGTAATGGCACACAGAAAAATATTAAATTAGAAAAACTTCCATTAGTAGTAGAAGATTCAGCTGGTGATGTAGTAGCAGAGGGTGGATTTAAGCTTGAAAACCTTGAAATCAGTGCAAATACAAGTAAACCTTGGACTTTTGTATTCCCGCAAGCAATAATTCAGAAGCCAGATGCAGATCTGACTCGTTGGAAGTGCTATCCTAAGCAAGCTAAGGAATCACAGGATTAA
- a CDS encoding WecB/TagA/CpsF family glycosyltransferase → MRTVDVLGIPFIYTTQKDFVDLLVERAERQEKTFVVTANPEVVMKAKEDQEFNGYLQKATYITPDGIGVVKGAQILGDPLPERVTGYDSMVAILKKANERKQSIYLLGASPETIELTVTNIRRDYHDVTVAGYHHGFFDWDSSEIADDIKVKQPDYIFVALGVPRQEKWISSNLPHFEKGVFMGVGGSFDVIAGTVKRAPDFWVKLNLEWAYRIAKQPSRLKRSLSLPKFLVAVLNEKAKRK, encoded by the coding sequence ATGAGAACTGTCGATGTTTTAGGGATTCCTTTTATATATACAACACAAAAAGACTTTGTCGATCTTCTTGTCGAAAGAGCAGAAAGACAAGAAAAGACGTTTGTTGTTACCGCGAACCCAGAAGTGGTTATGAAAGCAAAAGAAGATCAAGAATTTAATGGTTATTTACAAAAAGCGACTTATATTACTCCAGACGGAATTGGTGTAGTAAAAGGAGCACAGATTTTGGGAGATCCATTACCTGAGCGTGTAACTGGATATGATTCTATGGTGGCAATCTTAAAAAAAGCTAATGAGAGAAAGCAATCCATCTACCTACTTGGAGCATCTCCAGAAACGATTGAGCTTACTGTCACTAATATAAGAAGAGATTATCATGACGTTACAGTAGCTGGCTATCATCATGGGTTCTTTGACTGGGATTCTTCAGAGATTGCAGACGATATAAAGGTAAAACAACCTGATTACATCTTTGTAGCGTTAGGAGTACCTCGTCAAGAAAAATGGATTTCTTCTAACTTGCCGCACTTTGAAAAGGGTGTATTTATGGGAGTAGGCGGAAGTTTTGATGTTATAGCTGGAACTGTCAAACGAGCACCAGATTTTTGGGTAAAGCTTAATTTAGAATGGGCTTACCGAATAGCGAAACAACCATCTAGGCTAAAGAGGTCATTGTCACTTCCGAAATTCTTAGTAGCAGTTCTAAATGAAAAGGCGAAACGAAAATAA
- a CDS encoding S-layer homology domain-containing protein, translating to MKRLFSLILSLLLLSSVFSTNVSANSADIEGHYFETQLRELIVKDIMTGYEDGTYRPNNNVTRAEFASFIIRVLDLYSVKSAEFPGVSIAEVKESRYNDVTSDKWYYSSVEKASSLGIVNGYDGGVFKPNNVITREEMAAMVINTLNTRGVLSRPSETIFTDDHLIGKWALDSVKRLVYLGVMSGKSGNKFVPKAPTTRGETAAVLSRSISLLSPLKGLEYKVAVLDEDGNPYVLREFTNFNDAQRSAVDNQVIMQNNRIVYMKSGFAIPNGIGLAVIYPTENLSGTSITYIEAGIEMKYLAATENVVKVSIGTTVGYVDIRYVNLLPFELIKNRSYYENRNGNLVHLIFNHLTQKYGSTSTIGKAPAFLKENEKYYSWDTVNYYSTTGILVGREYQYFQHLPLHTKSAYTAEELDTYLRVAYPEAFKARYEISPLVGIGKYLKDVENKYEINALYLMAHAIHESEWGTSQIATEKKNLFGSNARDGSAYEDAFSFPSFKESIEYTANSVSARYHDAKGIYYHGSVLGNKQIGMNMKYASDPFWGEKISAHMYRADVLLGKKDIGKYKLLLSNESGLRVRNNYGTTNTDTLYQMQLIGTPMIYKAQATKDGALWYNVVSDLKTNRDGYVYGNGSFGQYVLEIPVAK from the coding sequence ATGAAACGACTATTTAGCTTAATATTGTCCTTGCTTCTTTTGTCCTCAGTCTTTTCAACAAATGTATCTGCAAATAGTGCAGACATAGAAGGTCATTATTTTGAAACTCAACTCCGTGAATTAATTGTAAAAGATATTATGACAGGATATGAAGATGGTACATACCGTCCTAATAATAATGTCACCCGTGCAGAATTTGCATCGTTCATCATTAGAGTACTAGATTTATATTCTGTAAAATCTGCAGAGTTTCCTGGAGTTTCTATTGCCGAAGTGAAAGAAAGTCGATATAACGATGTCACCTCTGATAAGTGGTATTATTCATCGGTAGAAAAAGCATCGAGCTTAGGAATTGTCAATGGTTATGATGGAGGGGTGTTTAAGCCGAATAATGTTATTACTAGGGAAGAAATGGCTGCGATGGTTATCAATACCCTTAATACTAGAGGAGTTTTATCCCGTCCTTCAGAAACAATTTTCACTGATGACCACTTAATTGGCAAGTGGGCACTGGATTCTGTTAAAAGATTAGTTTATTTAGGTGTAATGAGTGGGAAAAGTGGTAACAAATTTGTTCCAAAAGCTCCTACGACTAGAGGAGAGACAGCAGCTGTATTAAGTCGTTCTATTTCTTTATTGTCTCCTTTGAAGGGTTTAGAGTATAAAGTTGCCGTTCTAGACGAAGACGGAAACCCATATGTTCTTCGTGAATTTACAAATTTCAATGATGCTCAACGAAGTGCAGTGGATAACCAGGTTATTATGCAAAATAACAGAATTGTTTATATGAAGTCTGGTTTTGCGATACCGAATGGAATTGGTCTAGCCGTAATCTATCCAACTGAAAATTTAAGCGGAACAAGCATTACATATATAGAAGCTGGGATAGAGATGAAGTATTTAGCAGCTACGGAAAATGTAGTGAAAGTGTCAATTGGTACTACGGTGGGGTATGTAGATATACGTTATGTGAATTTATTACCTTTTGAACTAATTAAAAATAGGTCTTATTATGAAAATAGGAATGGGAACTTGGTTCACCTTATCTTTAATCATTTAACACAAAAGTACGGTTCTACTAGTACAATAGGCAAAGCACCAGCATTTTTAAAAGAGAATGAAAAGTATTATAGTTGGGACACAGTGAATTATTACTCAACCACAGGTATACTTGTAGGTCGTGAGTACCAATATTTCCAGCATTTACCACTACACACTAAATCTGCATATACTGCTGAAGAGCTTGATACTTACTTAAGAGTTGCTTATCCAGAAGCATTTAAAGCAAGATATGAAATTAGTCCGTTGGTAGGAATTGGTAAATATTTAAAAGATGTAGAAAATAAATATGAAATTAATGCTCTATATTTAATGGCCCATGCTATCCACGAAAGTGAGTGGGGAACAAGTCAAATAGCTACTGAAAAGAAAAATTTATTTGGTTCAAACGCAAGAGATGGATCAGCATATGAGGATGCATTCTCATTTCCATCGTTTAAAGAATCTATAGAATATACAGCTAACAGTGTTAGTGCAAGATATCATGATGCTAAGGGTATATATTATCATGGCTCTGTGCTGGGTAACAAACAGATAGGTATGAACATGAAATACGCTTCAGACCCATTCTGGGGAGAGAAAATTAGTGCTCACATGTACCGTGCAGATGTCTTGTTAGGTAAGAAAGATATTGGAAAGTACAAATTATTACTTTCTAATGAAAGTGGGTTGAGAGTACGAAATAATTATGGAACAACGAATACAGATACACTTTACCAGATGCAGTTAATAGGCACACCAATGATTTACAAAGCACAAGCAACAAAAGACGGTGCACTTTGGTATAATGTTGTTTCTGACTTGAAAACAAACAGAGATGGCTATGTATATGGAAACGGTTCGTTTGGTCAATATGTGTTAGAAATTCCTGTAGCAAAATAA
- a CDS encoding DUF5693 family protein produces MAQSFLKGTLILTMATLLSKILGSFFRVPLQNIAGDEVLGIFSIVYPIYMVALTLSVAGIPVAISKLISEARARNDFAYVQHLKSTASRLAIVFGVIAFAIVFFGARPLTGYLGSSTYYAIIFVSFTLLIAPYMAVYRGYFQGHENMTHTGVSQILEQFVRVFFILAIAWWFVSAGYSNEVVAGGVMAASIVGALASLGYLLVMYRKRPKVKLTQQNKPETFWPTAKKILLISLPISVGAITMALFNVVDSLTVPRSLGATGLSDNEVAYQYGIFGRGLALVQIATVFSTAVVLSLIPLVSKLRAKGEETKVKQTLEKIFAYTHILSWPIGAGLFVLTVGVNIALFTNAEGSDVLAVLNISSIVTALAVLSTGVLQSLNKPRKAALYVIVAVFMKVILNIFLINKFSLMGAAYSTLLVYTFLWILNMVEIRKSIAFQLGSKSLMLSVVGSAFMGTILYLIVNVIGWEFDSRFITLAAASALTMLGALLYFSVLIIGHDPYVLELLKNPRIQKFLPKSKSGGNKVKKFTPWLLLVLTFLLAFPGIIQRHQIEWANDQYEMVMPYDVLDELSKENEDWPIETILTELRVAGLDSISLEPETLNTQEKEGNLTVFSTEDLNRYSLLNPQFTKLSERSASGGILVFIHNQNNVTDQIKEVFEAEEITVDNLIFYFIERESYRVDHFPIVYDEKKIETIKENGLTLIPRIKDFEVDKNPILFNQLKKYSTDANVLFAGQSVLGFADPITQNKIAEYWSESNTNVYDIESSKEKGFKSLTSKMDNQVVRLISLSLSNAEDVHVSVDKAVRAVKERNIRSVFVRPPALPVEESIPQTVNFMNQVQANMPVFYQDGSPKQYTDVSKWTIYLGLIGAVLFTTFALQKVFSQRWLTILGTVGVMLAGLGYLVTNQIILLQALILGLAILTPISALYPINGIKNSKGLVLKYFEVILITSVGIAVMVSVFNGQEFFLKLEEFKGVKVLYIAPIAFAFIYALYGHIMKILNTAIKYRDAIIMGIVLIIVAYYISRSGNSGSVSNIELIIRQKLEELLYARPRTKEFLIGFPMLVFAIYMTKYSKLVSKYLMIPSAIGVMSMVNTFTHFHIPLHVSILRSIHSILIGFILGLVLIFLFEQGKKLYESKIKPRWSK; encoded by the coding sequence ATGGCACAGTCTTTTTTAAAAGGAACACTAATATTAACTATGGCTACACTTCTTTCCAAGATACTAGGAAGCTTTTTTAGAGTTCCTTTACAGAATATAGCTGGTGACGAAGTCTTGGGGATTTTCAGCATTGTTTATCCTATTTATATGGTGGCTTTAACGCTATCAGTTGCTGGTATTCCAGTAGCGATTTCTAAACTTATATCAGAAGCGAGAGCCAGGAATGATTTCGCATATGTCCAACATCTAAAGTCAACAGCAAGTAGGTTGGCTATTGTCTTTGGAGTTATAGCTTTTGCCATAGTGTTTTTCGGTGCACGACCATTAACGGGGTATTTAGGTAGCTCAACGTACTATGCCATCATTTTTGTATCCTTTACCTTATTGATCGCTCCTTATATGGCAGTCTATCGTGGTTACTTCCAAGGTCACGAAAATATGACACATACAGGTGTTTCACAAATTCTTGAGCAATTTGTACGAGTTTTCTTCATATTAGCCATTGCTTGGTGGTTTGTATCAGCTGGCTATTCAAATGAAGTAGTTGCTGGTGGGGTAATGGCAGCTTCTATTGTAGGAGCTTTAGCCTCATTAGGTTACTTGTTAGTTATGTACCGTAAAAGGCCAAAAGTGAAGCTTACTCAACAAAATAAACCAGAAACATTTTGGCCGACTGCTAAAAAGATCCTGTTAATCTCCCTACCGATTTCTGTAGGAGCAATTACGATGGCATTGTTCAACGTAGTGGATTCTCTTACGGTTCCAAGAAGTTTAGGGGCAACAGGTTTGTCTGATAATGAAGTAGCATATCAGTATGGTATTTTTGGAAGAGGACTAGCGTTAGTCCAAATTGCGACTGTTTTTTCTACGGCAGTAGTGTTATCACTTATTCCGCTAGTTTCTAAATTACGTGCTAAGGGAGAAGAAACAAAAGTTAAGCAAACGCTAGAGAAAATATTTGCTTATACACATATCTTATCTTGGCCAATTGGAGCTGGACTATTTGTTCTAACAGTAGGTGTAAACATCGCGTTGTTTACAAATGCTGAGGGAAGCGATGTGTTAGCAGTTTTAAATATTAGCTCCATCGTTACGGCGCTTGCTGTCTTAAGTACAGGTGTACTTCAAAGTTTAAATAAGCCTAGAAAAGCGGCATTGTATGTAATTGTGGCTGTTTTTATGAAGGTAATACTAAACATATTCTTGATTAACAAATTTAGTTTAATGGGAGCGGCTTATTCCACATTACTTGTTTATACATTTTTATGGATATTAAATATGGTGGAAATCAGAAAAAGTATTGCTTTCCAACTCGGATCCAAATCATTGATGTTAAGTGTTGTTGGTTCTGCTTTTATGGGGACGATTTTATATCTAATAGTAAACGTAATTGGGTGGGAGTTCGATAGTCGATTCATTACTTTAGCGGCCGCAAGTGCGTTAACCATGCTTGGAGCATTATTATATTTTTCAGTATTAATAATTGGACATGATCCATACGTGTTAGAGTTGCTGAAGAACCCACGTATTCAGAAGTTTTTACCTAAATCAAAGTCTGGAGGAAATAAAGTGAAGAAGTTTACTCCGTGGTTGTTGTTAGTCCTGACTTTCCTTCTAGCATTCCCAGGAATAATTCAACGCCATCAAATTGAGTGGGCAAATGATCAGTATGAAATGGTCATGCCTTACGATGTATTAGATGAATTAAGTAAAGAAAATGAAGATTGGCCGATAGAAACTATTTTAACAGAGCTAAGAGTGGCGGGTCTAGATTCTATAAGTTTAGAGCCAGAAACGTTAAATACACAAGAAAAAGAAGGGAATTTAACAGTTTTTTCAACAGAAGACTTAAATAGGTATTCGCTGTTAAACCCTCAGTTCACTAAACTTTCTGAAAGATCAGCTAGTGGAGGAATTTTAGTATTTATTCACAATCAAAACAATGTTACGGATCAGATAAAAGAAGTTTTTGAAGCGGAGGAAATTACGGTAGATAATTTGATCTTCTACTTTATAGAAAGAGAAAGTTATCGTGTAGACCATTTTCCTATTGTCTATGATGAAAAGAAAATTGAAACCATTAAAGAGAATGGGTTGACGCTTATTCCAAGAATAAAAGACTTTGAAGTCGATAAAAACCCTATTTTGTTTAATCAGTTAAAAAAATATTCTACTGATGCCAACGTATTGTTCGCTGGTCAATCTGTACTAGGTTTTGCTGATCCAATAACTCAAAATAAGATAGCTGAGTATTGGAGTGAATCAAATACAAATGTTTATGACATTGAATCTTCAAAAGAAAAAGGTTTTAAGTCTTTAACAAGCAAAATGGATAATCAAGTAGTACGACTTATTAGCTTATCACTAAGTAATGCGGAAGACGTTCATGTTTCTGTTGATAAAGCTGTAAGAGCAGTAAAGGAGCGTAATATTCGCTCTGTATTTGTTCGTCCGCCAGCTTTGCCGGTAGAAGAGTCAATACCTCAAACAGTAAATTTTATGAATCAAGTACAAGCCAATATGCCAGTCTTTTATCAAGATGGTTCACCTAAACAGTATACAGATGTTTCTAAATGGACCATTTACTTGGGACTTATCGGAGCGGTATTATTTACTACTTTTGCATTACAAAAGGTTTTCTCGCAAAGGTGGCTAACGATTCTTGGCACTGTAGGCGTGATGTTAGCTGGATTAGGTTATTTAGTTACAAATCAAATTATACTGCTTCAAGCATTGATTTTAGGTTTAGCAATTTTAACACCTATATCAGCTTTATATCCAATTAATGGAATTAAAAATAGTAAAGGTTTAGTATTAAAATATTTTGAGGTAATACTAATTACTTCTGTTGGAATAGCTGTAATGGTTTCAGTTTTTAACGGCCAAGAATTCTTCTTGAAATTAGAAGAATTTAAAGGAGTAAAAGTTCTTTATATTGCACCAATTGCGTTTGCCTTTATCTATGCGCTTTATGGTCATATCATGAAAATACTTAATACGGCTATAAAGTATCGTGATGCTATCATCATGGGTATTGTTTTAATTATTGTTGCATACTACATTTCGCGTTCAGGTAATTCTGGTAGTGTATCTAACATTGAGTTAATTATACGTCAAAAACTAGAAGAGCTGTTATACGCACGTCCTAGAACAAAAGAATTTTTAATAGGTTTCCCTATGTTGGTATTTGCAATTTATATGACAAAGTATTCCAAGTTGGTATCTAAATATCTAATGATTCCATCAGCTATAGGTGTCATGTCTATGGTAAATACATTTACACATTTCCATATTCCACTCCATGTTTCTATATTACGTAGCATTCACAGCATCTTAATAGGTTTTATATTAGGTCTTGTGTTAATTTTCTTATTTGAACAAGGTAAGAAACTTTATGAAAGTAAGATTAAACCGAGGTGGAGTAAATGA
- the secA2 gene encoding accessory Sec system translocase SecA2, which yields MIEMLKKVLPSSDQRTLKRYSKLVEEINAKESYFTSLTDEELRAKTSEYKDLLKDTSINNIRVDAFATVREAAKRVLGMRHYDVQLIGGLALLEGNIAEMATGEGKTLVASLPSYVRALEGKGVHVITVNEYLAKRDFEMIGQIHRFLGLEVGLNVSMMQPHEKLQAYQADITYGVGTEFGFDFLRDHMVKGESEQVQRPHYYAIIDEVDSVLVDEAKTPLIIAGKMSLNPGLSNICASVIKQFKDDVDYLHDPETKTVHFTDDGISKIEAIFSVDNLYDLEHQTLFHYMNQALKAMVLFHRDVDYIVKEGKVGLVDMFTGRIMEGRSLSDGLHQAIEAKEGLELTDENKQQASVTVQNYFRKYELLSGMTGTAKTEEKEFNQVYGMQVVQIPPNKPRKRVDQTDVVYDTIEEKYLAVAKEVASRHALGQPVLVGTTSILQSEEVARFLRKEGITFELLNAKSVENEVRLISLAGQKGQVTIATNMAGRGTDIMLGEGVSDLGGLHVIGTERHESRRIDNQLKGRSGRQGDPGSTQFFLSLDDDIMKRFGLDDREKLRKSMKKDANGKVESKNVLDIFDRVQRICEGSNYSIREYTLKLDDVVDEQRKVMYSIRDRLLYEDQVMEVIKQLTRDIGGHYLDTLGEIEDWEDVPVEQILTKVNRVLLSPITDEEVVTVSSIKEFEGMIQTKFDEMTTRLVELSQSNGDWLQAVRIQMISIFDRQWVTHLERMNRLKEGIGLRSYGQEDPIRMYQKEGLEIFTDTFLNFKQEALMLTHIALQSFEEAKSE from the coding sequence ATGATAGAAATGCTGAAAAAAGTGCTCCCTTCATCTGATCAACGTACACTAAAACGCTATTCCAAATTAGTAGAAGAGATTAATGCAAAAGAGTCTTATTTTACTAGTTTGACTGATGAAGAACTGCGAGCTAAAACGTCTGAATATAAAGATTTATTAAAAGATACATCTATTAATAATATACGTGTCGATGCTTTCGCTACTGTTCGAGAGGCTGCAAAACGTGTCTTAGGAATGAGACATTATGATGTACAGCTAATTGGTGGACTAGCATTACTTGAAGGAAACATTGCTGAGATGGCGACTGGGGAAGGAAAAACACTTGTAGCTTCCTTACCAAGTTACGTTCGTGCATTAGAAGGCAAGGGAGTTCACGTTATAACGGTAAACGAATACTTGGCTAAGCGTGACTTTGAGATGATTGGTCAAATTCATCGTTTTCTAGGGCTTGAAGTTGGTCTAAATGTTTCAATGATGCAACCGCATGAAAAATTACAAGCGTATCAAGCTGACATTACATACGGAGTTGGTACTGAGTTTGGTTTCGACTTCCTTCGTGACCACATGGTGAAAGGGGAATCTGAACAAGTTCAGCGCCCTCATTACTATGCCATTATTGATGAAGTAGATAGTGTGTTAGTTGATGAAGCTAAGACGCCATTAATTATTGCTGGTAAAATGAGCTTGAACCCTGGATTGTCCAACATTTGTGCATCAGTTATTAAACAATTTAAGGATGATGTAGATTATTTACATGATCCAGAGACGAAAACTGTCCATTTTACAGACGATGGAATCAGTAAAATTGAAGCTATATTCTCTGTAGATAACTTATACGATTTAGAACATCAAACTCTTTTCCATTATATGAATCAAGCATTAAAAGCGATGGTTCTTTTCCATAGAGATGTAGATTATATTGTGAAAGAAGGAAAAGTGGGACTAGTAGACATGTTTACTGGCCGTATCATGGAAGGTCGCAGCTTGAGTGATGGTTTGCACCAAGCAATTGAAGCAAAAGAAGGCCTTGAGTTGACTGACGAAAATAAACAACAAGCTTCTGTAACTGTCCAAAACTACTTCCGTAAATACGAATTACTTTCTGGAATGACTGGTACAGCGAAAACAGAAGAAAAAGAGTTCAATCAAGTTTACGGAATGCAGGTGGTACAAATCCCACCGAACAAACCAAGAAAACGTGTGGACCAGACGGATGTCGTTTACGATACAATTGAAGAAAAATACCTTGCTGTAGCAAAGGAAGTTGCTTCTCGCCATGCTCTTGGTCAACCAGTTTTAGTAGGAACTACTTCTATTTTACAGTCAGAAGAAGTAGCAAGATTCTTACGTAAAGAAGGAATTACTTTCGAACTGTTGAATGCGAAGAGCGTAGAAAATGAAGTTCGGTTAATTTCTTTAGCTGGTCAAAAAGGACAAGTAACAATTGCAACCAATATGGCTGGGCGTGGTACGGATATCATGCTTGGCGAGGGAGTTTCAGATCTTGGTGGTCTACATGTTATTGGTACAGAGCGCCATGAAAGTCGCCGTATCGATAATCAGTTAAAAGGACGCTCTGGTCGTCAAGGAGATCCAGGTTCGACACAATTCTTCCTTTCTTTAGACGATGATATTATGAAACGTTTTGGTTTAGACGACCGTGAAAAGCTTCGTAAATCTATGAAAAAAGATGCTAACGGAAAAGTGGAGTCGAAGAATGTCCTGGATATTTTTGATCGAGTGCAACGTATCTGCGAAGGAAGTAACTACTCTATTCGTGAGTATACGTTGAAGCTAGATGATGTAGTGGATGAGCAACGGAAAGTAATGTACTCTATTCGTGATCGATTACTTTATGAAGACCAGGTAATGGAAGTAATTAAGCAACTTACTCGTGATATTGGTGGCCATTACTTAGATACTCTTGGTGAAATAGAAGATTGGGAAGACGTACCTGTGGAGCAAATCTTGACTAAGGTAAATCGCGTGTTGCTATCCCCAATTACAGATGAAGAAGTTGTAACAGTTTCTTCTATTAAAGAGTTTGAAGGAATGATCCAAACTAAATTTGACGAGATGACTACTCGATTAGTAGAACTTTCTCAATCCAATGGTGATTGGTTACAAGCAGTACGCATCCAGATGATTAGCATTTTTGATCGTCAATGGGTTACTCACTTAGAAAGAATGAATCGACTAAAAGAAGGAATTGGGTTAAGAAGTTATGGACAAGAAGACCCTATTCGCATGTATCAGAAGGAAGGTTTAGAAATTTTCACAGACACTTTCTTAAACTTTAAACAAGAAGCACTAATGCTAACACACATTGCACTTCAATCTTTTGAAGAAGCAAAATCTGAATAA